In the Pseudoliparis swirei isolate HS2019 ecotype Mariana Trench chromosome 19, NWPU_hadal_v1, whole genome shotgun sequence genome, one interval contains:
- the LOC130210172 gene encoding complexin-1-like has translation MNFVMKQALGGATKDMGKMLGGEEEKDPDAAKKEEERQEALRQQEEERKGKYAKMEAERENLRQGIRDKYGIKKKEEKEAEAAAAMEQASEGSLTRPKKAVPTGCGDEEEEESIVDTVMKFIPTPLMDMFNKK, from the exons GGGCCACCAAAGACATGGGCAAGATGCtcggcggggaggaggagaaggatccGGACGCCgccaagaaggaagaagaaaggcaAGAGGCGCTGaggcaacaggaggaggagaggaagggcaaATATGCAAAGATGGAGGCCGAGAGAGAAAACCTGCGACAGGGCATCAGAGATAAG TACGGCatcaagaagaaggaggagaaggaagccgAGGCGGCGGCCGCGATGGAGCAGGCCTCCGAGGGCAGCCTCACCCGCCCCAAGAAGGCGGTGCCCACCGGCTgcggcgacgaggaggaagaggagagcatcGTGGACACGGTCATGAAGTTCATCCCGACCCCGCTCATGGATATGTTCAATAAGAAGTAG